The genomic window CGTCGGCGGGCTGGAAGTTGTGGAAGAACATCAGCGAGTTGTCGGTGAAGTTGTCCGTGGGCTGGCCGGGGATCCCGCTGCCGCCCTGGTACAGCTTCCAGCTGACGCCCGCCTGCTCCAGCAGCTCGGGGTAGGTGGTCCAGGTGTAGCCGTTGGTGTCGTCCCGCTCGCCGGTGGCCGGGCCGTTGAGCTTGGTCTTGCCGTAGACGTTGCGCGGGTCCATCGTGCCGGTCCACAGGTAGATCCGGTTGGGCGCGGTGTCGGCGTGCACGGAGCAGTGATAGGCGTCGCCGATGGTGAACGCCTCGGCCAGCGCGTAGTGGTAGAGCAGGTCCTGCCGCTTGAGGTGGCCCATCGTCAGGACGTCCTGCTTCTGGGTGACCCAGGAGTCCCAGCGCCCCTCGTTCCAGGCCTGGTGGCCGCTGGGCCAGCCGTGGTCGGTGCCCGCGGTGTGCTCGGTGGTGCTGCGCGGGTCGATGTACCAGGGCAGCACCTCGCTCTCGCTCGCCGGCAGGTTGCGGCCCTGGTAGCGGGCGGTCCTGATGGTGCTGACCGGCTGGTGGAAGACCGGCTTGCCGTTGGGCAGCAGCGCCGGCCGCGGGTCGGCGAAGCCGCGCACGCCGCGCAGGGTGCCGAAGTAGTGGTCGAAGGAGCGGTTCTCCTGCATCAGGATCACCACGTGCTGGACGTCCTTGATGGACCTGGTGCGGGAGATGGCGGGCAGCGCCATCGCCTTGGCGATGGCCGGCGGGAACATCGACAGGCCGGCCGCGGCGGCACCCGCGCCGCCGAGCTGGAGGAACCTGCGACGGCCGAGCTGGGGGGAGGTCTCGGAGGAACCCATGGATCTGCCATTTCTGAGCGGACTTGGCTGGACAACTAAAACCCTTCAGTTGACGGGGGACCAGGAGGGGGCGGGCAGGGGGCGGCCACGTGAGCATCGGTACAACTTTGACTTCGTGCACGGCGCTTCCCTTTCGGGCACGGTGGCTGTCGTGTAGTGCCGGCCGATGGAACCGGAGGTGCTGCTTCCGGCGTCCTTGTCCGCTGGTTGCCCGGTCGGTGGCCGCGTTCCCGGGTGGAGAGGGTGGACGGTGTGAGTGGCGGGCTGCGGGTGCTGGTCGTCGACGACGATCCCGAGGTGCGCGAGGCGGTGGAGACCGGCCTCGCGGTCGAGGGCTACCAGGTGCGCGGCGCCGCCGACGGGCTGACCGCGCTGACCGAGGTCGCCGCCTGGCAGCCGGACGCGCTGGTGCTGGACGTGATGATGCCGGTACTGGACGGGCTGGCGGTCTGCCGCCGGCTGCGCGGGCTCGGGGACCAGCTGCCGATCATCGTGCTCACCGCGCGGGACTCGGTCAGCGACCGGGTGGACGGGCTGGACGCGGGGGCCGACGACTACCTGGTCAAGCCGTTCGCACTGGACGAACTCACCGCCCGGCTGCGCGCGGTGCTGCGCCGCACCGCGCCCGACGCAGGGGAGCGCGAGGGGCGGCACGGCCGGGACGGCGGGGGCTTCGAGGACCTGACGGTGGACCCCGTCGCCCGCACCGGCAGCCGCCGCGGGCGCCCGCTGTCCTTCTCGCGCACCGAGTTCGCCCTGCTGGAGCTGTTGCTGCGCCACCCCGGGCAGGTGCTCGCCCGGGAGACGATCATGGAGCGGGTCTGGGGCACCGACTTCGGCCCCGCCTCCAACTCGCTGGCGGTGTACATCGGTTACCTGCGCCGCAAGCTGGAGGCGGGGGGCGAGCCGCGCCTGGTGCACACCGTGCACGGGGTGGGGTACCGGCTGGACGTGCGCTGAGCCCGTGCCGCCGGAGTCCGCTGCCGCGGGGGCCCCTCGGGCCGCCGCCGTCCGTCCGCCGCCGTCCGTCCCGGCGCCGCGCTACTTCAGCGGTGCCTGCGGCAGCGTGGTCGGGCAGAGCCGGCGCGGCTGCCGGTCGCCCTTGAGCTTGGCGTCCACGCAGCCGCCCGGCAGCGCGTCCGCGCCCGAACCGTACGCGCTGGTACCGAAGTTGGCGGTGACCTGGAGCACGCCGTCGCCGAAGGCGGTCTGCTGCACCTGGTGGTCGGCGCTCAGGTAGCGGAAGCCGGTCATCGGCTGCGTTCCGGCGGCTTCGTGCAGTGGTGCGAAGTACTGCTGCAGTGCGGCCAGTTGCTTGCCGTCGGTGTTCAGCGTCGGGCCGTTGAGGACCAGGTTGAGCGGGGTGTTCTGCAGGACCGCCTGGAGCGCCCGGGTGGTCTCCAGGGCGGGGAGCTTGGTGTAGGACAGCTCCCAGCGGTCCAGGTTGACCTGGACGTCGTGCAGCGCGGTCTCCAGCAGCGGGATCCGGTAGGCGGGGTCGAACATCTCCTTGGCCAGGTCGGCCGGCAGGTCGGCCGGCTTGAAGAAGATGCCCGGCCCGCCGGCCGGTGCGTAGCCGCCCCAGACGTCCTTGTTCTTCTCCAGCGGCCACAGCCCGTCCGCCGGCGGGGTCAGCGAGCCGTGGCTGAAGGCGATGACCGGGCTCGCCCAGCTGTGCGCGGCCTCCGAGCCGAGCACCAGCTTGTCCGGGCCGGACAGTTGGCGCATCCGGGCGATCCGGTTGGCCTCGTCCTGCTGCTGGTTCATCGGGTGGTCGGCGCTGTAGTCGTCGTACAGCTCGCCCGCCGCATCGACGTCCAGGAAGTAGCTGTTCGACCCGTTGGCGGTCATCTGCGCGGTGCGCTGGGCGAGGACGTCACCGTGCTGCGCGAAGGCCTGCGAGCTGAGGTAGCAGCCGCGGTCGTGGAAGCCCGCGAGCACCGAGCCGTCCTGCTGGTGCACGCAGTAGTCCGGGTAGACCGGGGTCGGCCAGACGGAGGTGGGCGCGTCGGCGGTGCTCGGGTCCTGCCCGTTGGCGAACGAGTCGTAGGGGCCGACCAGATAGCCCGCCTGCTTGGCAGCGGCCACCGCGGCGGCGTCCATCGGCTGGTCGTCGGCGTCGTAGCCGAGCCAGAGCCGGGACAGGCCCAGCGCCTGCATCTGCTGCACGCCCTGCGCGGTGCGGGCGCTGCCCCAGGTGTAGGCGTGGAAGGCGCCGAGCAGCTTGCCGACCTCCGGGTTGGCGGCGATCTTGCTCTGCAGGGTGACCAGTTGGCCGTGCTCGTCCAGCCAGCGGCGGTAGTCCTGCGCGGGGGCGACGGGGGAGGGGTTGGTGAGGGCGAAGGTGACGGTGTAGTCCTGGGTGCCCGCGCGCCGGGAGAAGGTGTGCACGGCGGTGCCGCGCAGCCGGCCGTCCTGCGAGGCGAGGCCGAGCGAGGTGCCGATCGGCTGCGGGACCAGGTAGCTGACGCCCTGGCCGCCCAGCGTGTAGCCCCACAGCGGCATGCTGAGGTCGGCTTCGAGGTCGTAGCTCTTTCCGGCCACCCCGGTGTCGGTGGAGTTCCAGAACGGGTCGCCGACCGGCAGGCCCAGCCCCTCGCCGCTCGGCAACTGCAGCTGGGTGGCGGCCGGATCGGTGCCGGTGACCGGCCAGGGCAGGGTGGCGCCGTCCCGCTCGTTGTGGACGGTCACCTGCAGCCGGCCGCGCACCGCGGCGGCGGTGACGCTCAGGCCGTGCTCCGGCAGCGTCCAACTCGCGCTGCCGCCCCGTACGGTGACCCGGCCGGGCTGCCCCAGCGGCTGCGCCGCGGGGGCCGAGAGCGTCAGGGTGCGCCCGTCACGGCCGCGCGCGGTCAGCGCGAGCGTGTCGGTCCGCAACTGCGCGAGACCGCCGTTGACCGGGATCTCCAGCAGGGTGCCGTGCAGGCGGATCGCGGCGTCGCCGTGTGCCGCGCCCGTGGGCCGGGCACTCGCGCCGTAGGCGGTGGACCAGGTGGTGCCGGTCAGGGTGCAGGCGCTCACCAGGGCGAGCGCCGCCAGCGCCGCCCGGCGTCGGGTGCGGGTGGCCGGTCGGCGGGGGATCGTGGTTGTCATGCGGAGAAAGGATGCTGACTGGTCATAAGAGCTGCTCTTAGGAACATCTGTGGGCGGCACGGTGGGCGGCGTGGGAGCGGTACGGTGACGGGGTGACACCGGACGATACGCTGCGTGCGTTGGCCGCCCTGGAGGCCGCCTGGCGGCAGGACAGCCGCGCCCTGGAGGCGCTGGCGGAGTGCGGGCCGGGCGAGACGCGGCTGCCGGTCCTGGTCGCCGACTACGGCGACCTGGTCCTCGATTCCATGCTCTCGCTGGCCTGCGGCATCCACGGCGGGATGGACGAGGCGGAGTTCGACGCCGCGATGGAGCGCAAGGAGGCCGACGTGACCGTGCGGATGTGCGCGGCGCTCGGCCGGACGCTCAAGAGCTGGGCCGCCACCGCCCCCGACAGCGCCTCGGGCGACGTGGCCCGCGCGGTGGTGGACGCCGTGCACACCTTCACCGCGGCCGGCGAGGAGGACGTGCTGCGCCTGCTCGCGGCACTGCGGGCCGGCGTGCTGGGCGGCAGCTGACCGGTTGGCGGGCGCTCCGACCGGCCCCTGTTCGGGCCGGGCCCGACCGGATACCGTGTGATCGACCCGGAGGTGACCCGATGTCCGTCGACCCCACCGTGCTCGCCGCGCTGCCGACCGGCGACGACGCGCCGCAGCCCGACCGGACCCTCTGCTACGGCCCGCATCCCGACCAGGTGATCGACCTGCGCCGCCCGCCCGGCCGGCCCCGCGCCCTGCTGGTGCTGCTGCACGGCGGCTTCTGGCGCCCCGCGATCGACCGCGCCCACGCGGCCCCGCTGGCCGCCGCGCTGGCCGCAGCCGGGTACCTGGTGGCGGTGCCCGAGTACCGGCGCGCCGGGTTCCCGGAGATCTTCGACGACATCGCCGCCGCCATCGACCTGCTGGCCACCGGCGCGGGCGAGCCGGCGCAGCCGGAGTGGGCGGGCCTGCCCGTCGTCCTGGTCGGCCACTCGGCCGGCGGCCACTTCGCGCTGTGGACCGCCGCCCGCCCGCACCTGCCCGCCGATTCCCCGTGGCACACCGACCGCACCCCGGACGCCGTCCTGGCACTGGCCGCCTGCTCCTGCCTGACCGAGTGCGACGCATGGAAGCTGGGCGAGGACGCCACCACCGCGATGATGGGCGGCCGGGCGGCCGAACTGCCCGGCCGCTACGCCCTCGCCGACCCCGCGCGGCTGCTCCCGCTCACCGTCCCGACCACCCTGCTCCACGGCGCCGCCGACGAGCGGGTCCCGGTCGAGCTGAGCCGGATCTTCGCCGAGCGCGCCCGGGCGGCCGGCCCGGCACCGACCCTGGTCGAGCTGCCCGGCGCCGGCCACTTCACCCTGATCGACCCGCACACCCCCGCCTGGCCCGCCCTGCTCGCGGCCCTGGACGGCCTGCGGGAGCAGCTGGGGTGATGCGCCGGAAGGCGCGGCCGGGTGGCTCAGTCGAGCCGGGAGACCTGGTAGTGGGCCAGGCGCCAGGTGCCGTCCTCGGCGCGCTGGGCCAGCACGCTGAGCCAGATGCCCAGGGTGGGGCGGTCGGTGAAGGCGAAGTCGACGCTCAGGTAGCCGAGTACGAGGTCCTCGGTGAGCTGCCTGGTCTCCAGGATCCGGTAGGCGGCCGTCATGCCCAGGGGCTGGGAGGCGTAGTACTCGGCGACGCCCTGTGGACCGACGCTGTAGGGGTGCAGGCCCTGGAAGACCGCGTCCGGGGTGAAGAGGGCGGCGACCTGGTGCGGTTCGTGCGCGTCGACGGCTGCCTTCCAGCGGTCGAGCACGCCGCGCAGGACCGCCTCGGCGGCGGGGGTGGTGGTCATCGGGGGCTCCCGTAGGAGGCGGCCGGGTCGCTCGGGTGCGGGGAGAGCGGCGTCACGGTGTCCTGGCGCCACACCCGCAGCGGCATCGAGGCGAGCAGCTCCTCCAGCCGCTCCTCGTCCGGCGCGCTGAACAGGCCCCAGGTGCGCCACTCGCCGGGGGCGAGCGGTGGCCGCCACAGCCGCAACAGGCTGCCCTGGGCGGCGAGTTCTTCTGACCGGGCGGACTCCTCGGCCCGGATCCGGGTCACCGTCTCCTCGGACGTCCCCGCGGGGACGGTGGTGACCATGTCGACCAGGAACTCCATGGGCGGCCCTCTCCTCGGTACGTCAGCACGTCGGTGCACGTCGGAACGTCGGCACGTCAGAGAGCGCGTCCGGCCGGCACCGGACCACGGTAGGCCCTGGCCGGCGGTTCGTGTCGGATCAGCGCGCGGGGCCGGGCGCCGGGCTCATTGCCCGGGCGGCTCTTCGACGCCGAGGAGCCGGCGCAGCAGTGCCTCGTCGTCCGGTGACAGGTCGTCGACGAAGCGGCTGAGCACGGCCTTGCGGTCGGGGTCGGACTCCATGGCCCGGCGCATCCGGCGGGCGGTGAGGCCGTGGGTGTCGGTGACGGGGGCGTAGGCGTAGGCGCGGCCCTGCTTGGTGCGGGTGAGCAGCCCCTTGTCGCGCATCCTGGTCAGCACGGTGACCACGGTGGAGTACGCCAGGGCGCTGCCGAGGCGGGTCAGGACCTCGCCCGCGGTGAGCGGCGCACCGGCCGACTGGAGCTGGGCCAGGACCTCGGCCTCCAGGGCGCCCACCGGTCTTCGCTCGCCCGAAGCCCCCGCCGCTTGCCTGGAGTTCACCCGGTGGTCACCTTCTCGTATAGTGTCTACAGTCCTGTAGTACTTCTACGGCAGTGTAGAAGGAGGCTCGCTGCCGAGTCTGCCAGGCCAGCGGGCTCGGCGAATCCGACGGCGCGCCGCACCGACCCGGAGAGAGCCCCACCTTGACGACAGTCCACCCCGCGGCCCACCTCGCCTTCGACGGCTCCGGTATCGACGGCTCGCTGTTCACCTCCGTCACCGGCTTCGCGCGCGACACCAAGTGGCTCAACACCCCGCTCGACCTGTGGACCAACGCGGGCCTGGCAGTGTTCGCCGTCCTGATGCTGCTGGGCTGGTGGAACGCCCGCCGCCGGGACGACCGCACCATGACCCTCGCCCTGGCCGCGCCGATCGCGGTCGGCTTCGCCTTCGCGGTGGCCGAGGTGGCCAAGAAGCTGGTCGCCGAGGTGCGGCCGTGCTACTCGCTGCCGCACGCCTACTTCGTCGACTCCTGCCCGGTGCGCACCGACTACGCCTTCCCCAGCGGCCACAGCACCACCGCCTTCGCCACCGTCGCGGCCCTGTGGCTGCTCGACCGGCGGCTCGCGGCGATCGCCACCGGCTTCGCCTTCTTCGAGGGCTTCACCCGGGTCTACCTCGGCGACCACTACCCGCACGATGTCATCGGCGCGGCCCTGCTCGCCCTGCCGGTGGCCTTCCTGGCGAGCTGGTTCCTGGGGCGCGTCGCCGTTCCGCTGGTGGGGCGGCTGCGTGACGGGGCGCTGGCGCCGGTGCTGACCGCGGCCCGGCCCGCGCACGCGGCTCGCTGACGGCGGGCTCCGTCGTCGGCAGGCCTCGGCGACGGCGCGCGTTTGCCCGACGGGATACCGGAACCCCGCAGGGGTATCCTCGCGGCGAGCACCGATCGGGACCGCCGGGCAAATTGCACACAGCGGCGCTGACCCTGCGCGTCGGCTGACACGACGTGGTGGGCCCGTCGGTGCTGTCGCACCGGCGGGCCCACGGTCGTGCGAGGCGGAGCGTAGAGCGGAGGAGAAGGCCATCGCGCCACCCGCGTTCGTCAAGCGCCTGCAGCGCGTGCAGCGCGCCGCTGGACGGGGGTGCACGCGGTTCTGCTGTCGCTTTTACATCCGGCGAAACGGGCATAAAGTGGCCAGACGAGGGCGCGCGCCGATGCCGGGCGCGACCGATGCGGCGGATGTGACGGAGGCGGCCGATGGCCGATCCGAAGGGCTTCCTGACCACCCCGCGCCAGACCTGGCCCCGTCGTTCGGCCGCCGAGCGGGTCGCCGACTGGAACGAGGTCAACGAGGTCTACGCGGGTCAGCGCCTGCTGCCGCTCGTCGGCCGCCAGGCCGGACGCTGCATGGACTGCGGCATCCCCTTCTGTCACGACGCCTGCCCGCTGGGCAACCTCATTCCGGACTGGAACGACCTGGTCTACCGCGACAACTGGCAGGCCGCGGCGGAACGGCTGCTCGCGACCAACAACTTCCCGGAGTTCACCGGGCGCCTGTGTCCGGCGCCCTGCGAGAGCGCCTGCGTGCTGGCCATCGACTCCGAGCCGGTCACCATCAAGAGCATCGAGGCCGCCATCGCCGAGCAGGCCTGGCAGCTGGGTTGCGAGCGACCGCTGGCCCCGCCCGGGCCCTCCGGCCGCAGTGTGGCGATCGTCGGCTCCGGGCCGGCCGGCCTCGCCTGCGCCCAGCAGCTGACCCGGGCCGGACACCGGGTGGCGGTGTACGAGCGGGCCGACCGGATCGGCGGACTGCTGCGCTACGGCATCCCCGGCTTCCGGCTGGAGAAGCGACTGCTGGACCGGCGGCTGCACCAAATGTGCCTGGAGGGAACCGAGTTCCACCCCGGCGTCACGGTCGGCGCCGACCTCTCGGCCGCCGAGCTGCGGGCCCGCCACGACGCTCTGGTGGTCGCGGTCGGTGCTACCTGCTGGCGCGAACTGGCGGTGCCTGGGCGCGAGTTGCGCGGCGTCCACCAGGCGATGGAGTATCTGCCGCTGGCCAACCGGGTGTTGGAGGGCGACTTCGCCGCCCCCGCGATCAGCGCCCGGGACAAGCGGGTCGTGATCGTCGGCGGCGGCGACACCGCCGCCGACTGCCTGGGCACCGCGCTGCGCCAGGGCGCCGCCGGGGTCACCCAGCTCGACATCAACCCGCGCCCGGGCGAGCGGCGCACCGCCGAGCAGCCCTGGCCCGTCCACCCCAAGACCTACCGGCTGACCGCCTCGCACGAGGAGGCCCAGGCCCTGACCTGCGGCTGCGACGGCTCCGACGGTCCTCGTGACAGCTCCCGCGACGGCTCCCGGCAGGCCTGGGACGCACCGGTGGCCGACGCGCCCGGAGCCTCGCCGGTGGCGGGGGCGGATGCGCGGATCTTCTCCGCCGCCACGCTGCGCCTGTCGGGCGACCCGCAGGGCCACGTCGCCGCACTGCACCTGGCCGAGGCCGAACCGGCCGACCGCCGGCCGCGCCCCGGCACCCACCAGGCGATCCCGGCCGACCTGGTGCTGATCGCGCTCGGCTTCTGCGGCCCGGAGCCGGACAGCCCGCTGCTCGGCGAACTGGCGCTGGACCTCACCCCCGAGGGGACCTTCGCCCGGGACCACGGGTTCGCCACCCAGGTGGACGGCGTCTTCGTGGCCGGTGACGCGGGGCGCGGACAGTCGCTGATCGTCTGGGCGATCGCCGAGGGCCGCGCGGCGGCAGCCGCCGTGGACCGCTACCTGACCGGTGCCACCGCCCTGCCGGCGCCGATCACGCCGGCGGACCGGCCGCTGGTGGTGTGAGGGCCGAAGTCCGTCACCCGTGCGCAGTGCGCCGGTGATGCTCTGGTGCAGCTCTAGTGCAGGAGTTCCTGCCAGTTGGCGGGGACCTTGCCGGCCGGGCCCGGGGTCGGCTGGGTGGCCGGGTGGGCGGTGGGGGAGGCGAGTGCCGGGCCCTCGTAGTACTCGTTGGTCTCCAGGTTCCAGAACCACTCCTCCCCGGGTTCGAAGCTGGCCAGGAACGGGTGGCCGGCCTGGCGCGCGTGCTTCGTCGCGTGCTGGGCGGGCGAGGAGTCGCAGCAGCCGATGTGGCCGCAGGCCGCGCACCGCCGCAGGTGGAACCACCAGCCGCCACCGGCCAGGCACTCCGCGCAGCCGTCGCCGCTGGGCACGGCGGTGGGGTCGATTCCCGGGATCGATGCGCCGGTCATGGCTGCCTCCTCGGCTCTGCGGCCTGTCCCCACCAGCCTGGCCCGGCCGTGGCGGTGCTGCCAGTCCGGCGGGCGGCCACGGCCCGTTTCACGGACTCTGCCGGGTGGGCGACGGCCCGTGCGGACGACCGCGCGCCGGCTTCGTCCTAGGCTGGCTGAGGGGGACACCGGCACCGCTGTTCAGGGAGCTGCCATGGCCACCACGACCTGGTTCTTCGAGCCCAGCCACACCGGTGCGGAGTTCCGCGCCAGACACATGATGGTCACCTACGTACGCGGCCAGCTGAAGAACGTACGGGGTTTCCTGGAGGTCGACCCGGACGATCCGGAGCAGGCGCGGATCGAGGCGACGATCGACGCCACCCAGGTGTACACCGGCGCGCCCGAGCGGGATGCGCATCTGCGCAGCGCCGACTTCTTCGACGTCGAGCACTTCCCGACCTGGACCTTCGTCGGCTCGCGGGTCCACCAGGTGAGCGCGAGCGGGTTCGAGGTCACGGGCGAGCTCACCATCCGCGGGGTGACGCGTCCGGTCACCTTCGACGTGGCCTACCTGGGGCAGTGGGACACCCCGTGGTGGGAGGACGGGCGCGACCTCGGCCCCCGGCGGCGCGCCGGATTCGCGGCCACCACCCGGATCAACCGCCAGGACTTCGGCGTGAGTTGGAACGACGTGGTGGACCGGGGCGGGGTGGTGGTGAGCAACCTGGTCGACGTCGAGGTCGATGTCGAGGCGGTCCTGGAGACCGTCCCCGACCCGGTCCCCGACCCGGTCCCCGACACCGGTGGCACGTCCGACTGACGGAGCCACCGGGCGCCCTATCGCTCCGGTCGCTCCTGGCGCTGCACGGCCTCGGCGGTGACGGGCGTGAAGAAGTTGATCAGGTTCCCGTCGGGGTCCCGGAAGAGCAGCGAACGGTTGCCCCAGGGCATCGTGGTCGGCTGCTGGACGAACGCGCAGTCCAGGCGCACCAGGCGTTCGTACTGCGCGTCGACGTCGGCGACGCGGAACTCGGTGATCACCGTGCGGT from Kitasatospora sp. NBC_01250 includes these protein-coding regions:
- a CDS encoding response regulator transcription factor; translation: MDGVSGGLRVLVVDDDPEVREAVETGLAVEGYQVRGAADGLTALTEVAAWQPDALVLDVMMPVLDGLAVCRRLRGLGDQLPIIVLTARDSVSDRVDGLDAGADDYLVKPFALDELTARLRAVLRRTAPDAGEREGRHGRDGGGFEDLTVDPVARTGSRRGRPLSFSRTEFALLELLLRHPGQVLARETIMERVWGTDFGPASNSLAVYIGYLRRKLEAGGEPRLVHTVHGVGYRLDVR
- a CDS encoding glycoside hydrolase; its protein translation is MTTTIPRRPATRTRRRAALAALALVSACTLTGTTWSTAYGASARPTGAAHGDAAIRLHGTLLEIPVNGGLAQLRTDTLALTARGRDGRTLTLSAPAAQPLGQPGRVTVRGGSASWTLPEHGLSVTAAAVRGRLQVTVHNERDGATLPWPVTGTDPAATQLQLPSGEGLGLPVGDPFWNSTDTGVAGKSYDLEADLSMPLWGYTLGGQGVSYLVPQPIGTSLGLASQDGRLRGTAVHTFSRRAGTQDYTVTFALTNPSPVAPAQDYRRWLDEHGQLVTLQSKIAANPEVGKLLGAFHAYTWGSARTAQGVQQMQALGLSRLWLGYDADDQPMDAAAVAAAKQAGYLVGPYDSFANGQDPSTADAPTSVWPTPVYPDYCVHQQDGSVLAGFHDRGCYLSSQAFAQHGDVLAQRTAQMTANGSNSYFLDVDAAGELYDDYSADHPMNQQQDEANRIARMRQLSGPDKLVLGSEAAHSWASPVIAFSHGSLTPPADGLWPLEKNKDVWGGYAPAGGPGIFFKPADLPADLAKEMFDPAYRIPLLETALHDVQVNLDRWELSYTKLPALETTRALQAVLQNTPLNLVLNGPTLNTDGKQLAALQQYFAPLHEAAGTQPMTGFRYLSADHQVQQTAFGDGVLQVTANFGTSAYGSGADALPGGCVDAKLKGDRQPRRLCPTTLPQAPLK
- a CDS encoding alpha/beta hydrolase; its protein translation is MSVDPTVLAALPTGDDAPQPDRTLCYGPHPDQVIDLRRPPGRPRALLVLLHGGFWRPAIDRAHAAPLAAALAAAGYLVAVPEYRRAGFPEIFDDIAAAIDLLATGAGEPAQPEWAGLPVVLVGHSAGGHFALWTAARPHLPADSPWHTDRTPDAVLALAACSCLTECDAWKLGEDATTAMMGGRAAELPGRYALADPARLLPLTVPTTLLHGAADERVPVELSRIFAERARAAGPAPTLVELPGAGHFTLIDPHTPAWPALLAALDGLREQLG
- a CDS encoding YybH family protein — translated: MTTTPAAEAVLRGVLDRWKAAVDAHEPHQVAALFTPDAVFQGLHPYSVGPQGVAEYYASQPLGMTAAYRILETRQLTEDLVLGYLSVDFAFTDRPTLGIWLSVLAQRAEDGTWRLAHYQVSRLD
- a CDS encoding muconolactone Delta-isomerase family protein gives rise to the protein MEFLVDMVTTVPAGTSEETVTRIRAEESARSEELAAQGSLLRLWRPPLAPGEWRTWGLFSAPDEERLEELLASMPLRVWRQDTVTPLSPHPSDPAASYGSPR
- a CDS encoding BlaI/MecI/CopY family transcriptional regulator; this translates as MNSRQAAGASGERRPVGALEAEVLAQLQSAGAPLTAGEVLTRLGSALAYSTVVTVLTRMRDKGLLTRTKQGRAYAYAPVTDTHGLTARRMRRAMESDPDRKAVLSRFVDDLSPDDEALLRRLLGVEEPPGQ
- a CDS encoding phosphatase PAP2 family protein, whose amino-acid sequence is MTTVHPAAHLAFDGSGIDGSLFTSVTGFARDTKWLNTPLDLWTNAGLAVFAVLMLLGWWNARRRDDRTMTLALAAPIAVGFAFAVAEVAKKLVAEVRPCYSLPHAYFVDSCPVRTDYAFPSGHSTTAFATVAALWLLDRRLAAIATGFAFFEGFTRVYLGDHYPHDVIGAALLALPVAFLASWFLGRVAVPLVGRLRDGALAPVLTAARPAHAAR
- a CDS encoding glutamate synthase subunit beta, with protein sequence MADPKGFLTTPRQTWPRRSAAERVADWNEVNEVYAGQRLLPLVGRQAGRCMDCGIPFCHDACPLGNLIPDWNDLVYRDNWQAAAERLLATNNFPEFTGRLCPAPCESACVLAIDSEPVTIKSIEAAIAEQAWQLGCERPLAPPGPSGRSVAIVGSGPAGLACAQQLTRAGHRVAVYERADRIGGLLRYGIPGFRLEKRLLDRRLHQMCLEGTEFHPGVTVGADLSAAELRARHDALVVAVGATCWRELAVPGRELRGVHQAMEYLPLANRVLEGDFAAPAISARDKRVVIVGGGDTAADCLGTALRQGAAGVTQLDINPRPGERRTAEQPWPVHPKTYRLTASHEEAQALTCGCDGSDGPRDSSRDGSRQAWDAPVADAPGASPVAGADARIFSAATLRLSGDPQGHVAALHLAEAEPADRRPRPGTHQAIPADLVLIALGFCGPEPDSPLLGELALDLTPEGTFARDHGFATQVDGVFVAGDAGRGQSLIVWAIAEGRAAAAAVDRYLTGATALPAPITPADRPLVV
- a CDS encoding UBP-type zinc finger domain-containing protein: MTGASIPGIDPTAVPSGDGCAECLAGGGWWFHLRRCAACGHIGCCDSSPAQHATKHARQAGHPFLASFEPGEEWFWNLETNEYYEGPALASPTAHPATQPTPGPAGKVPANWQELLH
- a CDS encoding YceI family protein, whose translation is MATTTWFFEPSHTGAEFRARHMMVTYVRGQLKNVRGFLEVDPDDPEQARIEATIDATQVYTGAPERDAHLRSADFFDVEHFPTWTFVGSRVHQVSASGFEVTGELTIRGVTRPVTFDVAYLGQWDTPWWEDGRDLGPRRRAGFAATTRINRQDFGVSWNDVVDRGGVVVSNLVDVEVDVEAVLETVPDPVPDPVPDTGGTSD
- a CDS encoding VOC family protein codes for the protein MNFVSIRIITHDVARLVGFYEQVTAVPARWSTPDFAELVTPACTLAIASNRTVALFGAGSAEPAANRTVITEFRVADVDAQYERLVRLDCAFVQQPTTMPWGNRSLLFRDPDGNLINFFTPVTAEAVQRQERPER